A window of the Phaseolus vulgaris cultivar G19833 chromosome 5, P. vulgaris v2.0, whole genome shotgun sequence genome harbors these coding sequences:
- the LOC137834159 gene encoding uncharacterized protein: protein MDVQHEESPEDYQDIGPSAGAGNQEERMQTMSPFERLMVNRLDSFAENQRNLHDLCVSNFQRFDNSNNTDGTISVVGSNNTDGNISVVRSNITDVTISFVGSNNTDGNISVVGSNITDVTISFVGSNNTDCTIIVVRSNITDVTISFVGSNNTDGNISVVGSNITDVTISFVGSNNTDCTIIVVGSNNTDECTISVLGSINIYGTISVVESNNTDGTISVVGINNTDGTISVVGSNNTDGTISVIGSNNASGTISVVGSNNTDGTISIVGSNDTVPADSKMDKQRRLKLSQILKSKGEASTKEVGDSIPPTSETAPPSLNLRPPPTYDNIPSSPSFSTPSPKLTISNSSHASCPG from the exons atggatgttcaacatgaagaatcacctgaagattatcaagataTTGGACCaagtgctggtgctggaaatcaagaagaaaggatgcaaaccatgtctccttttgaaagactaatggtaaataggcttgatagctttgcggagaatcaaagaaatcttcatgatctCTGTGTAAGCAATTTCCAGAGGTTTGAcaacag taataatactgatggtaccatcagtgtggttggtagtaataatactgatggtaacATCAGTGTTGTTCGTAGTAATATTACTGATGTTACCATCAGttttgttggtagtaataatactgatggtaacatcagtgttgttggtagtaatattACTGATGTTACCATCAGttttgttggtagtaataatactgattgtaCAATCATTGTTGTTCGTAGTAATATTACTGATGTTACCATCAGttttgttggtagtaataatactgatggtaacatcagtgttgttggtagtaatattACTGATGTTACCATCAGttttgttggtagtaataatactgattgtacaatcattgttgttggtagtaataatactgatg AGTGTACCATCAGTGTTCTTGGTAGTATCAATATTTATGGTACCATAAGTGTGGTTGagagtaataatactgatggtacaatTAGTGTTGTTGGTattaataatactgatggtaccatcagtgttgttggtagtaataatactgatggtaccattagtgtaATAGGTAGTAATAATGCTagtggtaccatcagtgttgttggtagtaataatactgatggtaccatcagtattgttGGTAGTAATGATACTGTTCCTGCTG ATTCAAAGATGGACAAGCAAAGAAGGTTGAAACTCTCCCAGATTTTGAAGTCCAAAGGCGAGGCTTCGACAAAAGAGGTTGGGGATTCCATACCTCCAACCTCTGAAACTGCTCCTCCTTCCCTTAACCTTCGCCCCCCACCTACCTACGACAACATCCCCTCCAGCCCTTCCTTCTCCACACCATCCCCCAAGCTCACCATCTCCAATAGCAGCCATGCCTCTTGCCCTGGCTGA
- the LOC137834157 gene encoding uncharacterized protein gives MKDLPIQKVLQKPYVFGRMVRWAVELSKFDIQYEPRGSIKGQVYADFVAELSPRGAPQEVELGSQWMLSVDGSSNQQGSGAGIVLEGPNVVLIEQPLRFTFKASHNQAEYEPLIAGMLLAREIGAQSLLAKSDSQLVTRQVTGEYQAKDPQMAAYLRYVEVLKGAFAAFELVHVPREQNARVDLLAKLASSGKGGR, from the coding sequence atgaagGACCTCCCCATTCAGAAGGTACTGCAGAAGCCATATGTCTTtgggaggatggttcgctgggcagtggagctgtcaaagtttgatatccagtacgagcccaggggatccatcaaagggcaagtttACGCCGATTTTGTCGCAGAGCTTTCACCACGAGGGGCCCCCCAAGAGGTGGAGTTAGGAtcacagtggatgctctcagtTGATGGGTCCTCCAATCAACAGGGGAGTGgcgcgggaatagtcttggaggggcCCAACGTGGTGTTGATCGAGCAACCCCTACGCTTCACCTTCAAGGCAAGCCATAACCAAGCTGAGTACGAGCCACTAATTgctggaatgctcttggccaggGAGATAGGCGCGCAGAGCCTCTTGGCAAAGAGTGATTCCCAGTTGGTCACAAGGCAAGTAACAGGGGAGTACCAAGCaaaggatccacagatggctGCGTACCTGAGGTACGTCGAGGTGTTGAAGGGAGCCTTCGCCGcttttgagctggtgcatgtcccaagggagcaaaatgccagagttgacctgctcgccaaactggccagctcaggcaaggggggaaggtaG
- the LOC137834158 gene encoding uncharacterized protein translates to METPFSLVYGLHAMIPVEIHESSPRFLSFVAEESNEEIKVNLDLLDKAREEARIKAEAVKRRVEHQYSSKVKPRQFQVAGLVMRKAHPYELENKLSPKWTGRFRVTEAKGNGSYKFETLKGGPIPRSWNTANLKFYFS, encoded by the coding sequence atggagacgccgttcagcTTAGTATATGGGTTAcacgccatgattccagtagagattcaCGAGAGCTCACCACGCTTTCTGAGCTTTGTGGCAGAGGAGTCCAACGAGGAAATAAAGGTGAATCTGGACCTGTTGGACAAGGCCAGAGAAGAGGCGAGgataaaggctgaggcagtgaagagaagagtggagcaccagtacagctctaaggtgaagccgcgACAATTCCAAGTAGCTGGCCTGGTCATGCGGAAGGCTCATCCTTAtgagttggagaacaagttgtctcccaagtggaccgggcgcTTCAGAGTAACCGAAGCCAAGGGGAATGGCTCGTACAAGTTTGAGACTCTGAAAGGaggccccatcccacgtagCTGGAACACAgccaatttgaagttttatttcagcTAA
- the LOC137834156 gene encoding uncharacterized protein: protein MAMDWFISLPDGHITSFAQLSQLFREQYQANRAPPPVSYDLFDVKQYQGETLKEYINRFGDQMVKVGTTEEPMIVYAFRKGVCPGPFCESIIRNRHGNFAEIRRRVVEHIATEGEIKCWDLTKTRGASSTFGHHINNCLALGHQFDELVKSGFLKDYLAGSATAATLAVLEEDQAHEMPIHGEVLTISGGFSGGGPTASQRKRYVRTVNSVVGEGLDDPWETDLVFTKADLRDVVPQDNDPVVISVVTAGRKVHRVLVDQGRDQVEVRGYLELRTTSTDGAASRTESIRYLVVNANSVYNILLGRPALNRLRAVASTRHMKMKLPDLSGKVIVIKSDKEEARKCYENSLKTKRGVVMVMERPPVSDTPMEVEPAESTRSRPHTRRRCPRKMRPEKKHMGRRRPWKKYPRGPRPCKKC from the exons atggccatggactggttcatcagccttccagatggCCATATCACATCGTTCGCACAACTCTCCCAGCTATTCAGGGAGCAGTACCAAGCAAACAGGGCTCCACCACCAGTCTCGTATGActtgtttgacgtgaagcagtatcaaggcgagaccttgaaggagtatatcaatcgctttgGGGATCAGATGGTGAAGGTTGGTACCACggaggagcccatgattgtCTACGCATTCAGAAAGGGGGTGTGCCCTGGGCCTTTCTGCGAATcgatcattcgcaaccgccacGGAAATTTCGCTGAGATAAGACGTCGTGTTGTGGAACACATCGCCACTGAGGGTgag ATAAAGTGCTGGGACCTCACAAAGACtcgtggtgcgagttccacgttTGGGCACCACATCAAcaactgtttggcgctgggcCATCAGTTTGATGAACTGGTGAAGAGTGGCTTTCTGAAGGATTACCTGGCCGGGTCTGCTACGGCCGCGACCTTGGCAGTGCTTGAGGAAGATCAGGCACATGAGATGCCAATCCACGGAGAAGTACTCACCATCTCTGGTGGCTTCTCAGGAGGAGGGCCCACTGCCTCTCAGCGCAAGAGGTATGTGAGGACAGTGAATTCAGTTGTTGGAGAGGGTTTAGACGACCCATGGGAGACAGATCTGGTGTTCACGAAAGCTGATTTACGTGATGTCGTCCCCCaggacaatgaccccgtggtcatttcggttgtcacagctgggagaaaggtgcatagagttctcgtcgaccagggca gGGACCAAGTGGAAGTACGAGGttacttggagctgaggacgacgtcCACAGATGGAGCGGCGTCCCGtacagagagcattcggtaTTTGGTAGTCAATGCCAATTCAGTTTACAATATTCTGTTGGGTAGGCCAGCGCTGAATAGGCTAAGAGCAgtggcctccacgcgccacatgaagatgaagctgcctgaTCTTAGTGGCAAGGTGATCGTGATCAAATCTGATAAAGAAGAGGCTcgaaaatgctatgaaaatagcttgAAAACGAAGAGGGGTGTGGTCATGGTGATGGAGCGCCCACCCGTGTCGGATACGCCGATGGAGGTAGAGCCCGCGGAGTCTACCCGGTCGAGGCCTCACACGCGGAGGCGATGCCCAAGGAAGATGCGCCCTGAGAAGAAGCACATGGGGAGGCGACGCCCATGGAAGAAGTATCCGAGGGGGCCTCGCCCATGCAAGAAGTGTTAG